One genomic segment of Coffea arabica cultivar ET-39 chromosome 6e, Coffea Arabica ET-39 HiFi, whole genome shotgun sequence includes these proteins:
- the LOC113697256 gene encoding sodium/pyruvate cotransporter BASS2, chloroplastic-like isoform X1, which produces MASISRIVAKDCKSLQSSEVYQRRSFGLSARTPKTNLGIRSGIAMPEAGLAIQNKPQSSIFAVTPSSLFEDSFESRNGRCYCNAAANVSGDLPSSSPGEMSQYERIIEILTTLFPVWVILGTIIGIYKPSMVTWLETDLFTIGLGFLMLSMGLTLTFEDFRRCLRNPWTVGVGFLAQYLIKPMLGFFIAMTLKLSAPLATGLILVSCCPGGQASNVATYISKGNVALSVLMTTCSTIGAIVMTPLLTKLLAGQLVPVDAAGLAISTFQVVLVPTIIGVLSNEFFPKFTSKIVTVTPLIGVILTTLLCASPIGQVSEVLKTQGAQLLFPVALLHAAAFFLGYWISKISFGESTSRTISIECGMQSSALGFLLAQKHFTNPLVAVPSAVSVVCMALGGSGLAVLWRNRPISVDDKDDFKE; this is translated from the exons ATGGCTTCTATCTCAAGAATTGTTGCTAAAGATTGTAAGAGTTTGCAGTCATCTGAGGTCTATCAGAGACGAAGTTTTGGCCTTTCTGCAAGGACACCGAAAACCAATTTGG GTATAAGAAGTGGAATTGCTATGCCTGAGGCTGGTTTAGCAATCCAGAACAAACCACAAAGTTCAATATTTGCTGTCACTCCCTCTTCCTTGTTTGAGGATTCATTTGAGTCCAG GAATGGAAGATGTTATTGCAACGCAGCTGCAAATGTATCTGGAGATCTTCCTAGCAGCTCTCCTGGAGAAATGAGCCAATATGAGAGAATAATTGAAATATTGACGACTCTTTTCCCTGTTTGG GTCATACTGGGTACCATAATTGGCATCTATAAGCCTTCTATG GTAACTTGGTTAGAAACGGATCTTTTCACGATTGGATTGGGTTTCCTTATGCTTTCGATGGGATTGACACTaacatttgaggactttagacGATGTTTACGGAACCCATGGACT GTTGGTGTAGGATTTCTTGCTCAGTATTTGATAAAGCCCATGCTAGGCTTCTTTATTGCAATG ACTTTGAAATTGTCAGCTCCTCTTGCAACTGGTCTTATTTTGGTGTCATGCTGTCCTGGAGGTCAGGCATCAAATGTTGCTACTTATATATCAAAGGGCAATGTAGCACTCTCTGTTCTTATGACAAC GTGTTCAACGATTGGGGCTATTGTGATGACACCTCTCCTGACTAAGCTTCTTGCTGGCCAGCTTGTCCCCGTTGATGCAGCT GGCCTTGCCATCAGTACTTTTCAGGTTGTCTTGGTTCCAACAATTATTGGAG TGTTATCAAATGAGTTTTTCCCAAAGTTTACTTCAAAAATTGTCACTGTTACGCCTTTGATTGGGGTTATTCTCACCACTTTGCTTTGTGCTAGCCCA ATTGGTCAAGTTTCAGAGGTCCTGAAAACTCAGGGAGCACAATTGCTGTTCCCAGTGGCCCTCTTACATGCTGCAGCATTTTTTCTTGGTTACTGGATCTCAAAAATATCATTTGGTGAATCAACTTCCAGAACTATTTCCATAGAATGTGGAATGCAG AGTTCTGCCCTCGGATTTTTACTGGCACAAAAGCATTTCACAAACCCTCTAGTAGCAGTGCCATCTGCAGTTAGCGTTGTGTGCATGGCG
- the LOC113697256 gene encoding sodium/pyruvate cotransporter BASS2, chloroplastic-like isoform X2, protein MASISRIVAKDCKSLQSSEVYQRRSFGLSARTPKTNLGIRSGIAMPEAGLAIQNKPQSSIFAVTPSSLFEDSFESRNGRCYCNAAANVSGDLPSSSPGEMSQYERIIEILTTLFPVWTLKLSAPLATGLILVSCCPGGQASNVATYISKGNVALSVLMTTCSTIGAIVMTPLLTKLLAGQLVPVDAAGLAISTFQVVLVPTIIGVLSNEFFPKFTSKIVTVTPLIGVILTTLLCASPIGQVSEVLKTQGAQLLFPVALLHAAAFFLGYWISKISFGESTSRTISIECGMQSSALGFLLAQKHFTNPLVAVPSAVSVVCMALGGSGLAVLWRNRPISVDDKDDFKE, encoded by the exons ATGGCTTCTATCTCAAGAATTGTTGCTAAAGATTGTAAGAGTTTGCAGTCATCTGAGGTCTATCAGAGACGAAGTTTTGGCCTTTCTGCAAGGACACCGAAAACCAATTTGG GTATAAGAAGTGGAATTGCTATGCCTGAGGCTGGTTTAGCAATCCAGAACAAACCACAAAGTTCAATATTTGCTGTCACTCCCTCTTCCTTGTTTGAGGATTCATTTGAGTCCAG GAATGGAAGATGTTATTGCAACGCAGCTGCAAATGTATCTGGAGATCTTCCTAGCAGCTCTCCTGGAGAAATGAGCCAATATGAGAGAATAATTGAAATATTGACGACTCTTTTCCCTGTTTGG ACTTTGAAATTGTCAGCTCCTCTTGCAACTGGTCTTATTTTGGTGTCATGCTGTCCTGGAGGTCAGGCATCAAATGTTGCTACTTATATATCAAAGGGCAATGTAGCACTCTCTGTTCTTATGACAAC GTGTTCAACGATTGGGGCTATTGTGATGACACCTCTCCTGACTAAGCTTCTTGCTGGCCAGCTTGTCCCCGTTGATGCAGCT GGCCTTGCCATCAGTACTTTTCAGGTTGTCTTGGTTCCAACAATTATTGGAG TGTTATCAAATGAGTTTTTCCCAAAGTTTACTTCAAAAATTGTCACTGTTACGCCTTTGATTGGGGTTATTCTCACCACTTTGCTTTGTGCTAGCCCA ATTGGTCAAGTTTCAGAGGTCCTGAAAACTCAGGGAGCACAATTGCTGTTCCCAGTGGCCCTCTTACATGCTGCAGCATTTTTTCTTGGTTACTGGATCTCAAAAATATCATTTGGTGAATCAACTTCCAGAACTATTTCCATAGAATGTGGAATGCAG AGTTCTGCCCTCGGATTTTTACTGGCACAAAAGCATTTCACAAACCCTCTAGTAGCAGTGCCATCTGCAGTTAGCGTTGTGTGCATGGCG